One Curtobacterium sp. MCLR17_032 genomic window carries:
- a CDS encoding M1 family metallopeptidase, with product MKQTDPATDPYTPHSGDRRWSSRHHDLHLDYRVATNRLDATATLTAVANEPLDKVVLDLHGLSVDRVDVDGVRAKKVSVSTHKTTVTPATPIAAGAEFAVHVRYRGAPRPLRSPWGTLGWEELTDGVIVASQPIGAPSWFPCNDRPDDKATYRIELTCEAGYDVVANGELLGRDRTARGTRWTYAVTEPMATYLATVQIGRYRTTTIRGGAVPVTLHHPADLTAAAKTDFGRVPEMIDLFTDRFGPYPFAEYGVVVTDDELEIPLEAHGLAVFGRNHVDGEHGTDRLIAHELAHQWFGNSVTLGQWRDIWLHEGFACHAEWLWSEHRGGDSADDLAAQYRAGLLDQPQDLVVADPGARDMFDDRVYKRGALALHALRRTIGEDAFTAGLRTVTERHRHGTVTTPDVVAAFAAAAGSTPGDVLLVTGPWIDEPGVPALP from the coding sequence GTGAAGCAGACCGATCCCGCCACCGACCCGTACACCCCGCACAGCGGCGACCGGCGCTGGTCGAGCCGCCACCACGACCTGCACCTGGACTACCGGGTCGCCACGAACCGTCTCGACGCGACCGCCACCCTCACCGCGGTGGCGAACGAACCGCTCGACAAGGTCGTCCTCGACCTGCACGGGCTGTCGGTCGACCGGGTCGACGTCGACGGCGTGCGCGCGAAGAAGGTCTCGGTCAGCACGCACAAGACCACCGTCACGCCCGCGACCCCGATCGCCGCCGGCGCCGAGTTCGCCGTGCACGTCCGCTACCGCGGCGCACCCCGGCCGCTCCGGAGCCCGTGGGGCACGCTCGGGTGGGAGGAACTGACCGACGGCGTCATCGTCGCCAGCCAGCCGATCGGCGCCCCGTCCTGGTTCCCGTGCAACGACCGCCCGGACGACAAGGCCACCTACCGCATCGAGCTCACCTGCGAGGCCGGCTACGACGTCGTCGCGAACGGGGAACTGCTCGGCCGCGACCGCACCGCCCGCGGTACCCGGTGGACCTACGCCGTCACCGAGCCGATGGCGACCTACCTGGCGACCGTGCAGATCGGCCGCTACCGCACCACGACGATCCGCGGCGGGGCCGTCCCGGTCACCCTGCACCACCCGGCCGACCTGACCGCGGCGGCGAAGACCGACTTCGGACGGGTGCCGGAGATGATCGACCTGTTCACCGACCGCTTCGGCCCGTACCCGTTCGCCGAGTACGGCGTCGTGGTCACCGACGACGAGCTGGAGATCCCGCTCGAGGCGCACGGCCTGGCGGTCTTCGGCCGGAACCACGTCGACGGCGAACACGGCACCGACCGGCTCATCGCCCACGAACTCGCCCACCAGTGGTTCGGCAACTCGGTGACCCTCGGGCAGTGGCGCGACATCTGGCTGCACGAGGGGTTCGCCTGCCACGCCGAGTGGCTGTGGTCCGAGCACCGCGGCGGCGACTCGGCGGACGACCTGGCCGCGCAGTACCGCGCCGGGCTGCTCGACCAGCCGCAGGACCTGGTCGTCGCCGACCCCGGCGCCCGGGACATGTTCGACGACCGCGTCTACAAGCGCGGAGCCCTCGCCCTGCACGCCCTCCGTCGCACGATCGGCGAGGACGCCTTCACCGCCGGGCTCCGGACCGTCACCGAGCGGCACCGGCACGGCACGGTCACGACGCCCGACGTCGTCGCCGCGTTCGCCGCCGCCGCGGGGAGCACCCCGGGCGACGTGCTGCTCGTCACCGGACCGTGGATCGACGAGCCCGGGGTGCCGGCGCTGCCGTAG
- a CDS encoding 4'-phosphopantetheinyl transferase superfamily protein, whose product MSDGVVVRVLSGRGSRAADREALVAVVADVTDTAPALVRVVRRCPHCGAADHGRPTAVADGHDLGVSLSRTTGVLALAVVPGPGMIGVDVERPSRVAAAELGAFTPGERERAARSGSADVHRTACWAMKEAVLKRDGRGLRVDPTAVDAVLDHGKLDHTLLDHLDLHHGASEPARHTARLDGLVHPVTVLRLDEDLVLAVAADGAPVTVQDRRHRTDGARPTGPTAAPAPRARRSTVR is encoded by the coding sequence GTGTCGGACGGTGTCGTCGTCCGTGTCCTGTCCGGACGCGGGTCACGCGCCGCCGACCGGGAGGCGCTGGTCGCCGTCGTCGCGGACGTCACCGACACCGCCCCCGCGCTGGTGCGCGTCGTCCGTCGCTGCCCGCACTGCGGAGCGGCCGACCACGGCCGGCCGACAGCCGTCGCGGACGGTCACGACCTCGGTGTCAGCCTGTCGCGGACGACGGGGGTCCTGGCACTCGCCGTCGTCCCTGGCCCGGGCATGATCGGCGTCGACGTCGAACGTCCCTCCCGCGTCGCCGCCGCCGAGCTCGGCGCGTTCACCCCGGGGGAGCGTGAGCGAGCCGCACGCTCCGGGTCCGCAGACGTCCACCGCACGGCGTGCTGGGCGATGAAGGAAGCCGTCCTGAAACGCGACGGTCGGGGTCTCCGCGTCGACCCGACCGCGGTTGACGCCGTGCTCGACCACGGGAAACTCGACCACACGTTGCTCGACCACCTGGACCTCCACCACGGCGCGTCCGAACCTGCCCGGCACACCGCTCGCCTCGACGGGCTCGTGCACCCGGTGACGGTCCTCCGGCTCGACGAGGACCTCGTGCTCGCCGTCGCGGCCGACGGCGCCCCGGTCACCGTCCAGGACCGACGCCACCGGACCGACGGAGCCCGACCGACAGGCCCTACGGCAGCGCCGGCACCCCGGGCTCGTCGATCCACGGTCCGGTGA